Within Planktothrix tepida PCC 9214, the genomic segment TCGTCGTCAACTGAATCAAGATATTTATAAATCAGAATATCCCCAGGGAAAAGCACCGAAATCTGAGAGTTTTAGACGGTGGTTGGGGTGGTTAGCAACTCATCTTAAAACCGATGAAGCCACAGAATTTTGTGTTAAAAAAATCCCGATCCATTGGTTAAATGATGAAGGACAAAAGCAACGTTATAAATTAACTTTAAAGATAATTTTAGGGTTAATCTGGGTGATGATTTTGCTGATTATATTAGCCGGAGTTATCTTACGTCAAACTCCACTATTAATTATGGGAATGGGTCTAGGATTATTGTTTGCAATTTTATTAGAAAAATCAGGTTTAAAGGAAAAAATAGAACAGTTTGCTATCCGATGGGTTTTATGGAAAGATGGGAATATTCCTTGGAATTATCAACGGTTTTTGAAGGATTGTAGTCGTAAATTATTGTTACAAAAAATAGGCGATCGCTATCGTTTTATTCATCGTTTATTACAGGAACATTTTGCTCATAAAATTTAAGTGTTAAACTAGAATAATTGCACTCTTTGTCATGCTGAGTGAGCGGAAAAATCAAGATAAAATTCCAAATAATGCAACCCCAGAAACCCCAGATATTTGATTTATGGGGTTATTTGGGGTAGAGTAGTGATCGCACATTATCTAATAAACAAATTCTATGGAATACAATCACATCCCTCTTGATTCTGTTGAAAAGATAAGTTCATTAGGAGGGTTGCTTTCTGAATATTATCAGTATCGGGTAATTTCCGAACAAGGTAATTACTACGAACGAGCAATACCTCGCCTGGAAGAAGGTAAGCAAGGGGTCTGTAAAGAAAATATTGTTTATGATTTTGAAAAAATCCATCCGCGTATTTATAACATGAAGAGGCCTTATTCTGTACACGAAATTAGAAGGCAGAAAGAAAAGCAGAAATAGTTTTAGCGATCGCAACTCCCTCTCTTGTCACGATTTAATAGAAATTAGCAATTGATTTATTGAGTAATTTAGGATAAAATCAAGCAAACAACAAGGAGTTAACGATGCAAATTAATCCACAGGAAATCGTTTCAAATGCTTTGGATGAGACTTTCAACTAATAGAATCCCGTTCGCGGGACTGAAACATAACAGGGAGTTATTTCACACCATTTGGAGAATACTTTCAACTAATAGAATCCCGCTTGCGGGACTGCAAAAAATCTACTATTTTATATCAAAATTGTTATTGGTTACAGGAACATTTTGCCAATCAAATTTAAACCGGAAACCATTCAATATTCAGTAATTGCTCAAGGGTGTAAGGACATTCTAAAGGAAAATTAACAGAATTTTGAGTTTTAATTTTCACAAATCCTAACGCATCTTGATAAATAGAATCTAATTCTGATTCTAAATAATTACGGAGGTTTGTTGTGATTTTTCGTCTCAACTGAACTCTAAAGGTATAAATTTCTTCTTTCCATTGAACAGAAGTATATTCAGCTTCACTTGTCCCATATTCCAGTAATAATAAATGACGAATTATCTGTTCTAAAAGGCTGGCTACCGCGTTTTTCTTTTCTCTTCCCAACTCTTCTAATTCCTCAATTAAATTGTCTATATCTAAATCTCCAAATTGGTTATTCTTAATCAATTTAACAGTTTCTTCTAACCATTGAGCATCATCAATTTCATAAAGCTGTTTTAAATCCGTAATCATTAATGACTCACCTCCTGATTCATTAATCTTCCGTTATTTTCCGTTTTCCCCCTGGAATAATTCCTCGCCGTTGGGGTTCCGTTTGAGAACATCGAATAAACTGACGCAAATGTTCAATCGACGGATTATCGGGTAATAAATATAACTGTTCTAATCCCTGAGTAAAGGAATAATCAGAGCGATATAATAGACGAAATGCCTTTTTCAATAAACTAAATTCTTCTGAAGTAAATCCGGCACGTTTTAACCCGACTAAATTGAGCGATCGCACCCGTGAAGGATTGCCTTCAACTAACATAAACGGAGGCACATCTCGATCAATTCGGGTCATCCCTCCAATCATGGCTAATTGTCCGATATGCACAAATTGATGAACCCCTAAAACGCCGCTTAATCGTGCTTTCGATTCAATATACACATGACCTGCTAAAGCAACAGAATTGGCAATCACCACCTGATCTTCAATGACACAATTATGAGCGACATGAACATAAGCCATTAATAAATTTTGATTGCCAATAATGGTTGCTTCTCCGCCATTGGTTGCCCGATTAATCGTGACATATTCCCGAATTAAATTATCATCCCCAATTTTAACTAAACTTAAAGACCCATCATATTTAAGATCTTGAGGTTCAGAACCAATGACCGCACCCGGAAAAATTTGATTACGTGCGCCGATTTCCGTGCGTCCATTAATCACAACATGGGAACTAATCACCGTATCAGAACCGACCTTAACGTGCTCCCCAATGACAGCATAAGCCCCAACTTGAACCGTTGGATGGAGTTGTGCACCAGGATGAATGACAGCAGTGGGGTGAATTAAGGTCGTCATAGGAAATTAAAATCGGTTAAAACCTAATAAGGAATAAGGGTTTAGTCCACAAGAGAGAACATTAGTTCTCCTTCACAGGCCAGTTTACCATCGACTTCAGCGCGAGCTTGCATTTTACCAAAACGGCGTTGTTTCACGGTCAATAATTCTGCGGTCATAATTAATTGATCCCCTGGAACAACGGGACGGCGGAAACGGCATTTATCAATTCCTGCAAATAAAAATAGACTGCCTTTGAGATCAGGAAGTTGCTTTAAAACCACCCCTCCGACCTGCGCCATCGCCTCCACAATTAACACCCCTGGCATAATTGGACGTCCGGGGAAGTGACCTTGAAAATGGGGCTCATTAATGGTGACATTTTTTAAGCCAACGGCTTTTTGACCAGGGATATATTCAATAATGCGATCTACCAACGCAAAGGGATAGCGATGGGGTAATAAATTTTGAATGTCTTCAATCATGAATACGGTTTGAGTCG encodes:
- a CDS encoding DUF29 domain-containing protein, with protein sequence MITDLKQLYEIDDAQWLEETVKLIKNNQFGDLDIDNLIEELEELGREKKNAVASLLEQIIRHLLLLEYGTSEAEYTSVQWKEEIYTFRVQLRRKITTNLRNYLESELDSIYQDALGFVKIKTQNSVNFPLECPYTLEQLLNIEWFPV
- the lpxA gene encoding acyl-ACP--UDP-N-acetylglucosamine O-acyltransferase, translating into MTTLIHPTAVIHPGAQLHPTVQVGAYAVIGEHVKVGSDTVISSHVVINGRTEIGARNQIFPGAVIGSEPQDLKYDGSLSLVKIGDDNLIREYVTINRATNGGEATIIGNQNLLMAYVHVAHNCVIEDQVVIANSVALAGHVYIESKARLSGVLGVHQFVHIGQLAMIGGMTRIDRDVPPFMLVEGNPSRVRSLNLVGLKRAGFTSEEFSLLKKAFRLLYRSDYSFTQGLEQLYLLPDNPSIEHLRQFIRCSQTEPQRRGIIPGGKRKITED
- the fabZ gene encoding 3-hydroxyacyl-ACP dehydratase FabZ yields the protein MMTRSDVTLNSSDTDTALNGETTQTVFMIEDIQNLLPHRYPFALVDRIIEYIPGQKAVGLKNVTINEPHFQGHFPGRPIMPGVLIVEAMAQVGGVVLKQLPDLKGSLFLFAGIDKCRFRRPVVPGDQLIMTAELLTVKQRRFGKMQARAEVDGKLACEGELMFSLVD